TGCGTTGAGAATGTCGCCCGCCACTTGGTGTTTGAGTATATAAGACGATATGCCCAATTCGAGCGCTTCCGAGAGGTCGTCGTGCGTGAATAGTCCGTATATAACGCCTGCGTCGAAAGCGTCGCCCCCGCCGATGCGTTCTTTGACGCGCAATTTGATGCCGTCCAACGCGATGGTTTCCTTGTGAGAGGCCGCCACCACGCGCATCAAGCCGACTTCGCCTTTTTTGTCGTCGAGTCTATCCCGCAAAAACAGGTATTTGGCGTCGGGATAGAGCGAAAAAAAGCCGTTGACGAAATCGTCTTGCAGATCTAAAAAGACCTGCATATCCTTGGTGGACGCCGAGATCACGTCGACGTAGCGAAGCAGTTTGCGAAACGTCGCGCCCGCTTGGTCGGTAGTCCACAAAGCGGGGCGGTAATTGAAATCGAAACTTGTGGGAATGCCCCGTTCCCGTGCGCTTCGGAGAAGGCGAAACGCCACTCGCTCGGCGGAAGGGGACACGGCGAACGAAATGCCCGACACGTGGAACCATCCTACGTCGTCGAAAATATGCTCGAAATCAACGTCGCTCTCGTCGATATGCGCGAATGCGGAATTGCGCCTGTTGTAAACGGTCGCTTTGGCGCGGTCTTTCTCTTGGGCGAAGAGATAGTATTCGCCCATATTGCCGTCTTTGACAATGACCGAAGACGTGTCGACGCGGTATTCGTTGAGTTTGGCGAGGGCGAACGCGCCGATCTTGTCTTTGGGCAGTACGCTGAGATACTTCGCGTCGAGCCCCATTCCCGAAAGACAGCATAATACGTTCGCTTCCGTGCCGCCGCAGCAATAGTCGAAAGACGAATTGGTATCTATATCGTCTGCGGATAATCTGAGTAATATTTCACCGAATGCAAGTACTTTCATCGCGTTACCTCATCAAATCTTCGGCTGACCGTTGGAGTCGAAAATACGCTCGTGCGCGAGTTCCATATACGCTATGCAGGCAAGTAGAGCGTCGCCGCTTTCACGATAGTAGCGGATAGGGCAGTATTTATGGGACTTTTGCAGGCAATTCTGTGCGCCGAAGCGGACGCGCGGGGATAGTTTGCGATAGACGCGTAGCGTTTCGTCGCGCTTGCGTAAGGTAAATCCGTATTTGAAATCCACGGCGAGCTTGTCGTGTCTGACCAGGAAATATTTGCTGTCGAGTTTTTCTTTTTTGAGAGGATTGCCGCTTACGTCGGCGGAGAAATCCTCGATTTGCCGTTTGAGCGCTTCCGCCCCGATGTTGAGTACGACGTAGAAATACAGATTGGGTTTGCCTCCTTCCACCAGGTCGCGCGCCAGCCCCAGGAAGTTGGTGCGTAGATCGAAGGCATACTGATCTTTGGTGATGCCGAAGTTTTCTTTGAGCGTTTTGGCGATCACCGTGGCGAACAATTCGTTCTCGACGCCCTCGATGATCACTTTCGCCTGTCGGTCGTAGTAACTATCGAACTTGTCCGGTTTGAAGGCAAGCGATATTGGTTGGGCGAACTTGTTTTTCCAAGTCGTCTTTTTGCGACTGCGTTTTTCGATCAAAAGATATCCGTCCGACGTGATGACCAACCCGTTGATGCCGATTTGGTTGCACAGAAGACTGTCTTTGAGATCGTTCAGGCGGGGATTATACTCGTACAGATCGCGCACGGTCACGCCTTGCTCGATGCAGTAGTCCATACATCTGTTGGTCAGCAGCATCTGATAATAGGTGGATTTTTGCGTTTCGAGCGTCAACTCGTCGGTCTCATCGGTTTGGCGGAAGGATACATCCCTAAGGCGAATGGACGTCGCGTTGCGCACGATAGAGTGTTTGTGCGCGCTGATGAGATTGGTGGCGCAGTTGATGAGAAAGTCGGGCAGTTGGTATTGCTCTGGCGAATCGTGTATCGTGATGGTTGCGTTGCCTTCAACGTTGGCATACACGTTGACGTTCGGCAAGGTAAGCACGTGCTTTTGCGTGAATTGCCCGACGTCCATACAATAGTTTATGCGCTCGTCCGAATATTTGTCGTAAATGTAGGGATAGAGGTATCGACGGGGGCGACGGTCGGCAATATGCGCGGTGATCTGCAGATCGTGGCCAACGCTATCGTAGCGGTTTTGGATGATTTCGGCCGTGCAGTCGTCTTCGCTGAAATGGCTCTTGTATCGGTGAATGATGGCGCGTTTTTCGTCGTTCAATTTGGTGTATTCTTCGCTTCTGTTGCGGAAAACGTCAACGAAAAAGACCACCGTCGCGCTGGCAAGCGCCGTCAGACAAACGGATATGAAACTCATATCCGTGATCAACTTGCGCAGGGCCTCTTGGGGGGATAAGCCATGTAATTCGTGGAAGGGCAACTTCGGCAGGACGAGTATGGAGATCAAAATGACAGCCACGCACAGAATGACGAAGATGATCGCTCTGAAAAGGCCCCGTTCCCAACTTTTGTGTATTTCTTTGAAAGTTGCGTGTTTTCGCATGTGTAACTCCTTTGTGACAGACGATCGATCATTCGTTCGAGCCGTCGGGATGGTCGGGCGTGTTGTCGATCGACTCAGCCGTTTCTTCGCCGCCCGAAGGCGTCAATTCCGCAGGTACGAGCGCGTCGTCTACGGGCAGAGGCCTGTTGTTGTTGAGACCTACTGTGTTGTCTACGGGCAGGGCAAAGGCGATGCCGTGGCAGTTGGTATTGATGCCCACCTTGCTGTACAAAGCGTGCAGTATGGTGTCGCGTATGGGCGTGGGCACCAATATCATCACCATCTCTTTGTTGGGCTGTATGGCGATGTTGAAGTAGCGCTCGGCCTCTTTGTTGGCCGTGCCTCTCGCGTGGACGACCGTACCGCCGCGTGCGCCGCATTCCTTGGCCGCGTCCATGACGTTGTCGATATATCCTTCGTCTACGATACAAATGATCAGTTGATGCCTATATTCCATACGATGCTCCTATAACTTGCGCGTGTCGCTCAAAAAACTGTACGCCGAAACGCCGATGAGGGCGGACATGGGCACGGTGTAGGCGATGCCCTTGCCACCTTTGATGGTGTTGAATTTCTCTTCCAATTCTTCCAAAACGCCCTGTACGCAGTCCTCGCGAATGACGCTGACGATGACCGTGCGCTCGGTGTTGGCAAAGCCCATATACGCCAAAGCCGCTTTGGGCGCGGTGCCGTTGGCAAGAAGTTGCAACTGCATATTGACGTGGTAGGACTGTATCAAATCCATATAAAAATCCGCCTTGTTACGGTTGACCACCGTAAACAGGACGCTCAACTTGTCGCTTTTGAGTTTTTGATTGGTATTGGTGTTGACGATGCGTTTCTTTTTCATAGGCTACATAAATTCGATGATCTGCTCGTCGTCCGCGTCGTAGATATGACGCAACGCGATGCGCTTGCGTATAAGGTGCGCCGCTACGGCTCTGAAGCCCAATACCTGTATGGTGATGAGGGGCGTCATAGCCACCAAAGCGACCACGCCGAAGCCGTACTCGAGGACGGATTGCTCCCCGCGCAGGGCGAAGGACGCGCCGATGACCATGGGTAGGATAAAGCCCGAAGTCAAGGGACCGGACGCCACGCCGCCCGCGTCGAACGCGATGGCCGTGTAGATTTTGGGTACGAAGAAACTCAAACCGAGGCTGACGATGTAGCCGGGAATGAGATAGTAGAGAATGGAGAAGCCGTAGATAAGGCGAATGATGCTCAACCCGATGGAGATGCCCACGCCCAAGGAGAGGGCAATCATCATACTGCGTTTGGACACCGTGCCGCCCGTGGTGGTCTCGACCTCTTTGTTGAGCACGTGGACGGCAGGCTCGGCCAAAACGACCACCATGCCGATAACGACGCCGAATATGGTCAAGAGCAATTTGTTGTCGGACAGGCTGACGCCGATCTTGTACCCGACGGGCATAAAGCCGATTTCGACCGCGCCCAAGAAGAGCACCATACCGATAAAGGTATAGATGAGGCCGAATACGATTTGTTTGACCTTGCTTTTGGGCAGGTGCATCAACGTCAGTTGCAGTAATACGAAGAAGACGACGATGAGGGACAGCGCGCGGACGACGTTGAGCACGACGTTGAGCACGGTGCCGCCGAAGAACGCGCCGAGGTGGGCGCTCACCGAATAGTCGGAAAGGGTATAGGCCATGTCGCCCTTGGCGACAAGCGCCAAGATGAGTACGGCGGCCACGGGGCCGATGGAGCAGAGCGAGATGAGGCCGAAACTGTTTTCGCCGCTGTTTTTACCGCCTACGGTGGCGGCAACGCCTATGCCCAAGGCCATGATGAAGGGCACGGTGATGGGGCCTGTCGTCACGCCGCCCGAATCGAACGAGAGGGGCAGAAAGGCCTTTTTTTGCGTTTCGATAAGCACCGCCGCGACGGCAAACAGCAGGAAATAGAAGAAAATAAGTATCGACGACAAGTCCTTTTTGAATAGGATCTTCACCATGCCGATGAGCAGGAAAATGCCGACGCCCGCGCCCACGCCGAAGAGGAGCGCGTATGGATTGATGACCGATTTGACTTGGTTGGCCAGGACGGATAGGTCGGGTTCGGCGACCGTGACCAATACGCCCATGATCAAGGTGACCGTCAACAAAAGGGGTATGTTCTTGCGCTTTGTCAGGCTGGTGCCCATGGATTCGCCGATGGTCATCATGGCGAGTTCCGCGCCCATATTGAAGAGCGCGATGCCCGCTATCAGCACGACAACGCATATGGAAAACGTGACGATCTCCAAGGTCGACAGGTGAACGAACGGCGTAAAATAGACGGCTATAACGACGATTGCCACGGGCAATACGGCGCACAACGCTTCTATGAACTTTTTGTTGAGGTTTTTGAACATTGACTTTGATTCTCTATTCTACAGTAAGATCGACGGCGACGACGTATGTATGAAACTTGGGCAGTTTGTACGGTTTTTTCGTGCAAGCCATGGCGGGCAGGTCGCCGCCCACGCCCCGTTGCGCTCCGTCCACGTTGACGGTGAGGTAGGGTAGTCTGCCCAACTCGTGCAAGTGCTTGGCTTCGTCCAGCATATCCACCGTGTAGGGGTGCACCCCGAGTTGGAAGTTGTGGCTGACCGCGCTCAGTTTCACCTTGCGCTTGTCGCCGATCTCGGCCCATCTGACGTCCATACGGTTGCCGTTTTCCTGCGGGCTGAGGTAGTCGTGCGTCATTTCTTCGCCCGATTTGCGGTAGACGCCCAAGACGCAGTTGCGCGCGCGATCCGAATAGGCCTCGTGCTCGCCGTTGCCGTAGTAGGTGACGCCGTCTATCCCCTCGGAAAGCCCGAATTCGAAGCCGTAGCGCACCATATTGGCCATCGGCGTCAAATTCATCGCCAGCCGCACCGTGCCGTCGGGATAGAAGGTGTAATCGATATCGAAACCCACGATATAACGAGCGTGCATATCGAAGTGTAGCAAGATTCCGTCCTCAGACTCGGTCATGGACGAGGCCACGCATTTGGCGCGTTTGGCCACGTTGCGGAATTTGCTGAGGCCCAACAGTTTGTTGAGGTCAACGACCGAGTTGGACTCGTATTTGTCGTTGTTGGTGATGGCGCGCCAGAATTGCGGTTTGACGGGCGTTTGGAGATACTCCAGCCCGCCGCGCCGTATGCTCTCCAGGGCGCCCGTGGCGAGATTGACGCGATAGGTGGTCGCGCCCGCAAATACCGTGAATGCGTCCCCGTCGCGTTGATAGTTGACCTTGCCTTTGCTGTGGGCGGTATTGCGCACGACGCGATTGAGCAAGAAGTCGTCGTAGGCGACGACGTGCCCCGCCGCCGCGTAGGGCAGGTCGGCTTTTTGACGGAACTCCACCAAAAGGCTGTACTCGGCGTCGTCCTTTGCGCGTAATTCGCGCGGCAAATCGAAATACGCCGTGGAGTTGGGCTTACAGTCGGGGAACAACTGCGCGCAGTCGTAACTCTTGCGTAGAGCGTCTACGCCGTCGCGGCGCAGCGTAAGGTCCATCGTATAGCCGTCGAGGGTGCTAAAAGATTGTTTGTTGTGAACGCAAAGGGTGTGCTTGTCGAGCGTGCATTGAATGCGCTCGTACACCTTGAAAACCTCGTAGAAAGCGGGGTTGGGCGAGCGGTCGGCACGCAGTATGCCGTTGAAAGCAAACACGCCGTCGTTGGGCTTGTCGCCCCAATCTCCGCCCATCGTCCATTGTGTTACGCCGTCTACGATGCGTTTGATGGATTGGTCGGCGAAGTCCCATATATAACCGCCTGTAAGGCGCGGGTTTTTCTCGAATACGTCCCAATAGTCGCCGAAGTTGCCGAGGCTGTTGCCCATACAATGCGCGTACTCGCATTGTATAAAGGGCTTATGCTTGTATTGCGCGGGCGTCAAAAGGTTGCCCATACCCAAATTCCACAAGGCTCTGCTGTGGATATACGGCTTGTTGTCGGCTATCTTCTGCATGGATGTCTGTTTGGCGTACATCGAGCTGACCATATCGCTGACTTGATGATATGGCTCGTAGTGGATGAGGCGGGTGCCGTCCAATTCCAAGGCGACGCGTTTGAGGGCGGGGAAGACCTTTCCTTTGCCCGATTCGTTGCCCAAAGACCAGAAGAGAATGCACGGATGGTTGCGGAAAGCGCGTACCATATTGCGCATACGATACTCGGTGTGGCGTAGCCACAGGGGATTGCCACGCGGTATGAGATGGGCCAATCCGTGCGTTTCGAGATTGTTCTCACACATGACCAAGATGCCCAATTCGTCGCACATTTCGTAGAAAAAGGCGGGGTTGGGGTAGTGGCAGGTGCGGATAGAGGTCACGTTGTTGGCGCGTAATAGGCACAAATCCCGATAGGTCAACTCTCGCGGTACGGCGTGGCCGTATTCGGGATGAAAATCGTGACGGTTGACGCCGCATATTTTGACGAGCCGACCGTTGAGGGCAATATAGGGTTGTCCCGACGGATCGTCCTCGCGCACGTCTACTTTGCGGAAGCCGTAGCGGAAGAGCCGCTTGTCCGTGACGACGCCGTTCTTTTCCAATCGTAATTCGAGGTTGTAGAGGTGCGGCGTTTCGTGGCTCCACAGCAAGAAGTCGCGCAGTTGCTTGGTCTGGAATTGCATGGTAGCCTTGGCTTCGAGTTTCATTTTGACCTTCAAAGCGGGGATCTCCAGGTGGCAAACGGTGCCTTCGGGATGGTCGACCGACACGTCGGCGATGATGGTCGCTTGGGACAATCCGTCCGTGAATTCCGTATGGAAGTACGCGTCCGTAAAATGGCTATCCGACACATATTGCAGGGTGACGTCGCGGAAAATGCCCGCCAAACGCCACATATCTTGATCCTCGAGATAGGAGCCGGTGCAGAACTGCACCACCAAAACGGACAGGCGGTTTTCGCCCGTCGTCACGAAATCGGTCACGTCGTACGCCGCGTAGTCGAAGGTATCCTCGGAGTAGCCGACGAAACGTCCGTTGACGTAAACGACCCCGCAACTGTTGATGCCGTCGAAGCGCAAGATCACCTTTTCTCTGTCCGCCTTGACTTCGAACGTGCGCGTATAGAAGCCGCACGGATTGATGGCGTCGTCGATATAAGGCAGTTTGCCCGCCCGCATACTGATGGGGTAGGGGTACCGGACGTTGGTGTAGATGGGGGTGCCGTAGCCTTTGATTTGCCATTCGGAAGGGACGGAAATGACGTCCAAGCCGTCGCAGTCCACGTCCGCGGCGAACAACTTTTCGTCGAAATCGTTGACCGAGTCGTAAAAGCGAAAATACCACTCTCCGTTGAGATCGAGTACGGCGGGATGGCCGCCTTCGTCCAAGGGGGCGGTCAACGCGTTGCGCTCGAGCGTGTTGACGCTGAATATATCTTTGTTTTGCCAATATTTTTCCATGTGTGCGCTCACTTTTCGGTATGATGGTTATATTATATAATATAAAATCGAATATTTCAAGCCCTAAAGCGGTTAATTTAATCGAAGCGCAAACAATCTATTTACTTTTTGCGGTTGGTGTCGTATAATAAAAGCATGGCATACACGTCTTTATATCGCAAATACAGACCGTCCACCTTTGACGAGGTGATCGGACAGGATACGGTCGTGCGCATTTTGCGCAATATGGTGAGCGCGGGCTCTATCGCGCACGCCTATTTGTTTACGGGTACACGCGGTACGGGCAAGACTTCCGTCGCGCGTATTTTCGCCAAGGCCGTGAATTGCCTTAGCCCCGTCGACGGCTCGCCGTGCGGACAATGTGCCGCGTGCAAGAGCATCGAGTCGGGCACGATGGATTTCATTGAGTTGGACGCCGCCAGCAACAACGGCGTGGACGATATCCGCGCCCTTAGGGAGAGCGTCAAATATCCGCCGTCGGACGAGCGTTTGCGCTACAAGGTCTATATCATCGACGAAGTGCATCAGTTGTCGCCACAGGCGTTCAACGCCTTTCTCAAGACCTTGGAAGAGCCGCCCGCCTATTGCATTTTCATCTTGGCTACGACCGAAGTGCAAAAGTTGCCGCAGACCATTTTGTCCCGCTGTTTGCGCTTCGATTTTCGCACCGTTTCGCAAGAGGACTTGGCCGCGCATATCGAACGCATATTCGACAAAGAGGGCGTAAAGTACGAAAAAGAGGCGGTTTGGTGCATTGCGCAAGCGGGGGCGGGCAGCGTACGCGATACCATGTCGGTGGCCGATACCTGTATGTCCGCTTCGGACGGCTTCGTCACCTACCAAAAGGTGTTGGGCGTGCTGGGCGCCAGCGATCCCACGTTGATCGCCGACGTGGCGGAGTGCATTCTCAAAGGGGATTTGGCACGGTCGCTTTCGCTGGTGGAACGCAACGTTTCGATGGGCAAAAACGTCAACGTGCTTACCAAGGATATCACCAAATACATTCGCGATTTGCTCATCGTCAAAGCGGACCCCAAGGCCAACGATTATCTCAAAATGCCCGAGGACAGCTATCGCCGAGCGAAAGGGATAGCCGACGACCTGGACGCCGTGACTTTGGTGCGTGCCTTGGATATTTTTTCGGGACTGGACGGCAATATGCGTATCGCGGCGTCGCCGCGCACGGTGTTGGAGAACGCCATCGCGCGTACCGCGACTATCAGCGGCGTCAACCTGACCGATTTGTCCGCCCGCGTGAGCGGCGTGGAACGCAAAATCGACGAGGTCGACAAGAAGATCGAGGAGGGCGTCAAAGTGGTCGCCGTGGCCGCCTCTGCGCCCGTGACGGAGAGTAAAACCGTCGAAACCAACGAGAACACCGCCGCTGTCGCGACGGACAATCTGACGGCGGTCGACAATCCCTTCGACGAAGATGCAGGTGCGGCCGCGCCCATTAGCACGACGCCGGACGACTATATGTCCGTCAAAGCTGTGTCGCTCAAATATCGCGGCAATCTTATCACCTTGCTACGCGAGAAAAAGATGCTTATGATGGGCACGATTATCGACAACGCCTTCATCACAGTGAAGGATAACGTCGTGACTTTTAGCGTCGGGGACGAAAACGACGTGGACTATCTCGAAAAGAAACGCGAACTGTTGGAAAAGTTGACCGCGGAAATAATGAAAGGAAACTACAAATTAGCTTTCAAGTTCTCGCCGCCCAAGAAAAAGGACGAAGACTTCGTTTCGGCTTTGGCACAGATCGTCGGCGAGGACAAAATAACCAAAAAATAGGAGGTAATTATGGGTAGAGGAGGATACGGCGGCTTTGGCGGCGGCAATATGCAAAACATGATTCGCCAAGCGCAGAAGATTCAGGAAGAAATGCAACAGGCGCAGGAGAATTTGCGCAATACCGAGTTCGAAGGCAACGGCGGCGGCGAGTTGGTCAAAGTGGTCATGACGGGGGATAAAGACGTCGTGTCCGTTTCCATCAAGCCCGAAGCGGTGGATTCCGACGATATCGAAATGCTCGAAGATTTGATCACGGCCGCTTTGCAGGACGCCACCGAAAAAGTGGACGCCGAGACGCAACGCGTGATGGGTCCCTATACTTCCATGTTGGGCGGCGGTATGTTTTGATGAATCAATCCGAAACGATTGACGCGTTGGTCGCGCAGTTTACCAAGTTGCCGGGCGTGGGCAAAAAGAGCGCCATACGCTATGCGTATGCCGTTATCGATATGCCCGAAGCGGACGTCGAGCGATTTGCCGACGCGATGGTGGCCGTCAAAAAAACCGTGCATTTTTGCAAGATTTGCGGCAACTATACGGACGGCGAAACCTGTGAAATTTGCGCCAACAGGCAGAGCAAAGTCATTTGCGTGGTCGCCGAGCCGAAGGATATCGTTGCGTTCGAAAAACTCAACGAGTTTCACGGGCTCTACCACGTCCTGCACGGGCTGTTGCAACCCATGAAAGGCGTGGGGGCGGACGACCTCAATATATCTTCGCTGTTGACTCGTTTGGACGGGGTGGAAGAGGTGATTGTCGCCACCAATCCCAGCGTGGAAGGCAACGCCACGGCGCTCTATCTCAGCCGCCTTATCAAGCCGCTCGGCGTAAAAGTGACGCGCATTGC
The Clostridia bacterium genome window above contains:
- a CDS encoding YbaB/EbfC family nucleoid-associated protein, whose product is MGRGGYGGFGGGNMQNMIRQAQKIQEEMQQAQENLRNTEFEGNGGGELVKVVMTGDKDVVSVSIKPEAVDSDDIEMLEDLITAALQDATEKVDAETQRVMGPYTSMLGGGMF
- a CDS encoding DUF1538 domain-containing protein is translated as MFKNLNKKFIEALCAVLPVAIVVIAVYFTPFVHLSTLEIVTFSICVVVLIAGIALFNMGAELAMMTIGESMGTSLTKRKNIPLLLTVTLIMGVLVTVAEPDLSVLANQVKSVINPYALLFGVGAGVGIFLLIGMVKILFKKDLSSILIFFYFLLFAVAAVLIETQKKAFLPLSFDSGGVTTGPITVPFIMALGIGVAATVGGKNSGENSFGLISLCSIGPVAAVLILALVAKGDMAYTLSDYSVSAHLGAFFGGTVLNVVLNVVRALSLIVVFFVLLQLTLMHLPKSKVKQIVFGLIYTFIGMVLFLGAVEIGFMPVGYKIGVSLSDNKLLLTIFGVVIGMVVVLAEPAVHVLNKEVETTTGGTVSKRSMMIALSLGVGISIGLSIIRLIYGFSILYYLIPGYIVSLGLSFFVPKIYTAIAFDAGGVASGPLTSGFILPMVIGASFALRGEQSVLEYGFGVVALVAMTPLITIQVLGFRAVAAHLIRKRIALRHIYDADDEQIIEFM
- the recR gene encoding recombination protein RecR; the protein is MNQSETIDALVAQFTKLPGVGKKSAIRYAYAVIDMPEADVERFADAMVAVKKTVHFCKICGNYTDGETCEICANRQSKVICVVAEPKDIVAFEKLNEFHGLYHVLHGLLQPMKGVGADDLNISSLLTRLDGVEEVIVATNPSVEGNATALYLSRLIKPLGVKVTRIAMGIPAGSEIEYIDETTLSHALWNRKEI
- a CDS encoding DUF4981 domain-containing protein; this translates as MEKYWQNKDIFSVNTLERNALTAPLDEGGHPAVLDLNGEWYFRFYDSVNDFDEKLFAADVDCDGLDVISVPSEWQIKGYGTPIYTNVRYPYPISMRAGKLPYIDDAINPCGFYTRTFEVKADREKVILRFDGINSCGVVYVNGRFVGYSEDTFDYAAYDVTDFVTTGENRLSVLVVQFCTGSYLEDQDMWRLAGIFRDVTLQYVSDSHFTDAYFHTEFTDGLSQATIIADVSVDHPEGTVCHLEIPALKVKMKLEAKATMQFQTKQLRDFLLWSHETPHLYNLELRLEKNGVVTDKRLFRYGFRKVDVREDDPSGQPYIALNGRLVKICGVNRHDFHPEYGHAVPRELTYRDLCLLRANNVTSIRTCHYPNPAFFYEMCDELGILVMCENNLETHGLAHLIPRGNPLWLRHTEYRMRNMVRAFRNHPCILFWSLGNESGKGKVFPALKRVALELDGTRLIHYEPYHQVSDMVSSMYAKQTSMQKIADNKPYIHSRALWNLGMGNLLTPAQYKHKPFIQCEYAHCMGNSLGNFGDYWDVFEKNPRLTGGYIWDFADQSIKRIVDGVTQWTMGGDWGDKPNDGVFAFNGILRADRSPNPAFYEVFKVYERIQCTLDKHTLCVHNKQSFSTLDGYTMDLTLRRDGVDALRKSYDCAQLFPDCKPNSTAYFDLPRELRAKDDAEYSLLVEFRQKADLPYAAAGHVVAYDDFLLNRVVRNTAHSKGKVNYQRDGDAFTVFAGATTYRVNLATGALESIRRGGLEYLQTPVKPQFWRAITNNDKYESNSVVDLNKLLGLSKFRNVAKRAKCVASSMTESEDGILLHFDMHARYIVGFDIDYTFYPDGTVRLAMNLTPMANMVRYGFEFGLSEGIDGVTYYGNGEHEAYSDRARNCVLGVYRKSGEEMTHDYLSPQENGNRMDVRWAEIGDKRKVKLSAVSHNFQLGVHPYTVDMLDEAKHLHELGRLPYLTVNVDGAQRGVGGDLPAMACTKKPYKLPKFHTYVVAVDLTVE
- the dnaX gene encoding DNA polymerase III subunit gamma/tau, whose product is MAYTSLYRKYRPSTFDEVIGQDTVVRILRNMVSAGSIAHAYLFTGTRGTGKTSVARIFAKAVNCLSPVDGSPCGQCAACKSIESGTMDFIELDAASNNGVDDIRALRESVKYPPSDERLRYKVYIIDEVHQLSPQAFNAFLKTLEEPPAYCIFILATTEVQKLPQTILSRCLRFDFRTVSQEDLAAHIERIFDKEGVKYEKEAVWCIAQAGAGSVRDTMSVADTCMSASDGFVTYQKVLGVLGASDPTLIADVAECILKGDLARSLSLVERNVSMGKNVNVLTKDITKYIRDLLIVKADPKANDYLKMPEDSYRRAKGIADDLDAVTLVRALDIFSGLDGNMRIAASPRTVLENAIARTATISGVNLTDLSARVSGVERKIDEVDKKIEEGVKVVAVAASAPVTESKTVETNENTAAVATDNLTAVDNPFDEDAGAAAPISTTPDDYMSVKAVSLKYRGNLITLLREKKMLMMGTIIDNAFITVKDNVVTFSVGDENDVDYLEKKRELLEKLTAEIMKGNYKLAFKFSPPKKKDEDFVSALAQIVGEDKITKK
- a CDS encoding P-II family nitrogen regulator — encoded protein: MEYRHQLIICIVDEGYIDNVMDAAKECGARGGTVVHARGTANKEAERYFNIAIQPNKEMVMILVPTPIRDTILHALYSKVGINTNCHGIAFALPVDNTVGLNNNRPLPVDDALVPAELTPSGGEETAESIDNTPDHPDGSNE